The Neovison vison isolate M4711 chromosome 13, ASM_NN_V1, whole genome shotgun sequence genome includes a region encoding these proteins:
- the HDDC3 gene encoding guanosine-3',5'-bis(diphosphate) 3'-pyrophosphohydrolase MESH1 → MGSEAAQLVEAADFAARKHRLQRRKDPEGTPYINHPIGVARILTHEAGITDIAVLQAALLHDTVEDTDTSLDEVERHFGAQVRRLVEEVTDDKTMPKLERKRLQVERAPHSSPGAKLVKLADKLYNLRDLNRCTPEGWSEHRVQEYFEWAAQVVKGLQGTNRQLEDALKQLFKERGLTL, encoded by the exons ATGGGCTCCGAGGCGGCGCAGCTGGTGGAGGCTGCGGACTTTGCGGCTCGCAAGCACCGACTGCAGCGGCGGAAGGACCCCGAAGGGACCCCCTACATCAACCACCCTATCG GTGTGGCTCGGATCCTGACCCATGAGGCGGGAATCACTGACATTGCGGTGTTACAG GCAGCCCTGCTCCATGACACAGTGGAGGACACAGACACCAGCTTGGATGAGGTGGAGCGGCACTTTGGGGCGCAAGTGCGGCGGCTGGTGGAGGAGGTGACAGATGACAAGACTATGCCCAAGCTGGAGAGAAAGCGGCTGCAGGTGGAGCGCGCACCCCACAGCAGCCCCGGGGCCAAACTGGTGAAGCTGGCAGACAAGCTGTACAACCTGAGGGACCTGAATCGCTGCACCCCAGAGG GATGGTCTGAACATCGAGTCCAGGAATACTTCGAGTGGGCAGCGCAAGTGGTGAAGGGGCTTCAGGGAACAAACCGACAGCTGGAAGATGCTCTAAAGCAGCTGTTTAAGGAGCGGGGGCTGACGCTCTGA